One part of the Glycine soja cultivar W05 chromosome 11, ASM419377v2, whole genome shotgun sequence genome encodes these proteins:
- the LOC114377598 gene encoding uncharacterized protein LOC114377598, giving the protein MENQTSSMQFLILEQVQFLKVNDDSLLQWELVDVVDAEEEIDGFGSSSDSSSVSWFESDSSPIDASIEEIRQLLLHPDVGLQDPRESEQESGLENHHYRYHQHHYHHDDVDDDDVGGDNDDGEDDDGYGLDDELVPWNVSNKFERQRMRKLGKRAFSKMHNSKKSPYLFVRPGCVRGKHGLGLKHITDS; this is encoded by the coding sequence atggaAAACCAAACCTCATCGATGCAGTTTCTCATCCTCGAACAAGTTCAGTTCTTGAAGGTGAACGACGATTCCCTCTTGCAGTGGGAACTCGTCGACGTTGTTGACGCCGAAGAGGAGATCGATGGGTTCGGTTCTTCATCGGATTCTTCTTCCGTTTCTTGGTTCGAATCCGATTCTTCTCCCATCGATGCCTCAATTGAAGAAATTCGCCAACTTCTTCTTCATCCCGATGTGGGTTTACAAGATCCTCGTGAATCGGAACAAGAATCGGGTTTAGAAAATCACCACTACCGTTATCATCAACATCACTATCACCatgatgatgttgatgatgatgatgtgggTGGTGATAATGATGATGGTGAGGATGATGATGGGTATGGCTTGGATGATGAGCTTGTTCCATGGAACGTGAGCAACAAGTTTGAGAGGCAGAGGATGAGGAAATTAGGGAAAAGGGCATTTTCGAAAATGCACAATTCGAAGAAATCACCTTATCTGTTTGTGAGGCCTGGGTGTGTCCGTGGCAAGCACGGTTTGGGCCTTAAGCACATTACTGACTCCTAA